The following coding sequences are from one Pseudomonas mendocina window:
- the pth gene encoding aminoacyl-tRNA hydrolase, which yields MTAVQLIVGLGNPGPEYDQTRHNAGALFVERLAESQRVNLSVDRKYFGLVGKFVHQGREVRLLIPTTFMNRSGQAVAALANFFKIKPEEILVAHDELDMPPGVAKLKQGGGHGGHNGLRDIIAQLGNQNNFHRLRLGIGHPGHASLVSGFVLGRAPRSEQELLDKSIDFALDVLPEILAGDWAVAMRKLHSQKATS from the coding sequence ATGACTGCCGTACAACTGATCGTTGGCCTGGGTAACCCGGGCCCCGAATACGACCAGACCCGGCACAATGCAGGGGCCCTTTTCGTTGAGCGCCTGGCCGAAAGCCAGCGCGTCAACCTGAGCGTAGATCGCAAGTATTTCGGCCTGGTGGGCAAGTTCGTCCATCAGGGTCGCGAAGTTCGTCTGCTCATCCCCACCACCTTCATGAACCGCAGCGGCCAGGCCGTGGCGGCGTTGGCGAATTTCTTCAAGATCAAGCCTGAAGAAATCCTGGTGGCCCACGACGAACTCGACATGCCCCCCGGCGTCGCCAAACTCAAACAGGGTGGCGGGCACGGCGGGCATAACGGGCTGCGCGACATCATCGCCCAGCTCGGCAACCAGAATAACTTCCACCGCCTGCGGCTCGGCATCGGCCACCCCGGGCACGCCAGCCTGGTTTCCGGTTTCGTCCTCGGCCGCGCCCCGCGCAGCGAGCAGGAACTGCTGGACAAGAGCATCGACTTCGCCCTCGACGTCCTGCCGGAAATACTCGCTGGCGACTGGGCCGTCGCCATGCGCAAGCTGCACAGCCAGAAAGCCACTTCTTAA
- the ispE gene encoding 4-(cytidine 5'-diphospho)-2-C-methyl-D-erythritol kinase produces the protein MPHDDAPAPTMTAIPAQAELILPAPAKLNLMLHILGRRADGYHELQTLFQFLDHGDELGFALRQDGEIRLHTPIDGVAHDSNLIVRAARRLQEVSGTHLGADIWLDKRLPMGGGIGGGSSDAATTLLGLDHLWNTQLGEGRLAELGLTLGADVPVFVRGRAAFAEGVGERLTAVELEEPWFLVAVPQVFVSTAEVFTDPELTRDTPPIKVRSLLAGGGRNDCQPVVERRYPEVRNALILLNKFVPTRLTGTGACVFGSFPNRDDADKVARQLPGTLPSFVAQGRNISMLHRKLQALAKK, from the coding sequence ATGCCTCACGACGACGCCCCTGCCCCGACCATGACCGCCATACCCGCCCAAGCCGAACTGATCCTGCCCGCACCGGCCAAGCTCAACCTGATGCTGCACATCCTCGGCCGCCGCGCCGACGGCTATCACGAGCTGCAGACCCTGTTCCAGTTTCTCGACCATGGCGACGAACTCGGCTTCGCCCTACGCCAGGACGGCGAGATTCGCCTGCACACGCCCATCGACGGAGTAGCGCACGACAGCAACCTGATCGTGCGCGCCGCGCGTCGCTTGCAGGAAGTCAGCGGCACCCACCTGGGCGCGGACATCTGGCTCGACAAGCGCCTGCCCATGGGCGGCGGTATCGGCGGCGGCAGCTCGGACGCCGCCACCACCCTGCTCGGTCTCGACCACCTGTGGAACACGCAACTCGGCGAAGGTCGCCTGGCCGAGCTGGGCCTGACGCTGGGCGCCGACGTACCGGTTTTCGTGCGTGGCCGTGCAGCCTTCGCCGAAGGCGTTGGCGAACGCCTCACTGCGGTCGAACTGGAGGAACCCTGGTTCCTCGTCGCAGTACCGCAAGTCTTTGTCAGCACAGCAGAAGTTTTCACCGACCCTGAGTTGACACGCGATACGCCGCCCATTAAAGTTCGCAGCCTTCTTGCGGGGGGTGGTCGAAACGACTGCCAGCCGGTGGTTGAGAGGCGTTACCCAGAGGTTCGTAACGCCTTGATCTTGCTGAACAAATTTGTTCCGACAAGATTAACCGGCACTGGAGCTTGCGTATTTGGGAGCTTCCCAAATCGGGACGATGCTGATAAAGTCGCCCGCCAACTTCCAGGCACTCTGCCGAGCTTTGTCGCTCAAGGTCGCAACATCTCGATGCTGCACCGAAAGCTCCAAGCATTGGCCAAGAAGTGA
- the prfA gene encoding peptide chain release factor 1: MKASLLNKLDNLSDRFEELTALLGDAEVISKQTQFRAYSKEYAEIEPVIATFRELRKVQSDLEGAQALLKDSDPDLREMAEEEVAQAKEALVDLEDRLQRMLLPKDPNDGRNVYLEVRAGTGGDEAAIFSGDLFRMYSRYAEKQGWRVEVLSANEGEHGGFKEVIARVEGDNVYAKLKFESGAHRVQRVPETESQGRIHTSACTVAVLPEPDEQAAIEINPADLRVDTYRSSGAGGQHVNTTDSAIRITHIPTGTVVECQEERSQHKNRAKAMAWLAAKLQDQQEAAAHKEISETRKLLVGSGDRSERIRTYNFPQGRVTDHRINLTLYSLNEVMAGGVEAVIEPLLAEYQADQLAALGD; the protein is encoded by the coding sequence ATGAAAGCTTCACTGTTGAACAAGCTCGACAACCTCAGCGATCGCTTCGAGGAGTTGACGGCGCTGCTCGGCGACGCCGAGGTGATTTCCAAGCAGACCCAGTTCCGTGCCTACTCCAAGGAATACGCCGAGATCGAGCCGGTGATCGCCACCTTCCGCGAGCTGCGCAAGGTGCAGAGCGACCTCGAAGGCGCCCAGGCGCTGCTCAAGGACAGCGATCCGGATCTGCGTGAGATGGCCGAGGAAGAGGTAGCCCAGGCCAAGGAGGCACTGGTCGACCTGGAAGACCGTCTGCAGCGCATGTTGCTGCCGAAAGACCCCAATGACGGGCGCAACGTCTACCTGGAGGTGCGCGCCGGCACCGGTGGCGACGAGGCAGCGATCTTCTCTGGCGACCTGTTCCGCATGTATTCGCGCTACGCCGAGAAGCAGGGCTGGCGGGTGGAGGTGCTGTCGGCCAACGAAGGCGAGCACGGCGGCTTCAAGGAAGTGATCGCCCGCGTCGAAGGCGACAATGTCTACGCCAAGCTCAAGTTCGAGTCCGGCGCGCACCGCGTACAGCGCGTGCCGGAAACCGAGTCGCAGGGCCGCATCCATACCTCGGCCTGCACCGTGGCGGTGTTACCGGAGCCGGACGAGCAGGCGGCCATCGAGATCAACCCGGCCGATCTGCGTGTGGATACCTACCGCAGCTCCGGCGCTGGTGGTCAGCACGTCAATACCACCGATTCGGCGATCCGCATCACCCACATTCCTACCGGCACGGTGGTGGAATGCCAGGAAGAGCGCTCGCAGCACAAGAACCGCGCCAAGGCCATGGCCTGGCTGGCGGCCAAGCTGCAGGATCAGCAGGAAGCGGCGGCGCACAAGGAAATCTCCGAAACGCGCAAGCTGCTGGTGGGCTCCGGCGACCGTTCCGAGCGTATCCGTACCTACAATTTTCCGCAGGGCCGGGTGACCGACCATCGCATCAACCTGACCCTCTATTCGCTGAACGAAGTGATGGCAGGTGGCGTGGAGGCGGTGATCGAACCGCTGCTGGCCGAATACCAGGCCGATCAGTTGGCGGCACTGGGCGACTGA
- a CDS encoding molybdopterin-synthase adenylyltransferase MoeB has product MLSDDELLRYSRQILLKQIDVEGQLRLKQGRVLIVGMGGLGSPVALYLAAAGVGELHLADFDTVDLTNLQRQIAHDTASIGQAKVDSAMARLAAINPQISLVPHRQALDADSLAAAVSGVDLVLDCSDNFATREAVNAACVAGGKPLVSGAAIRLEGQLSVFDPRNAASPCYHCLYGHGSEAELTCSEAGVVGPLVGLVGSLQALEALKLLAGFGEPLVGRLLLIDALGTRFRELRVKRDPACGVCGDAQ; this is encoded by the coding sequence ATGCTGAGCGATGATGAGCTGCTGCGCTATAGCCGGCAGATTCTGCTGAAACAGATCGATGTGGAAGGGCAACTGCGCCTCAAGCAGGGTCGTGTGCTGATCGTCGGCATGGGCGGGCTGGGCTCGCCAGTGGCCCTGTACCTGGCCGCTGCCGGGGTCGGCGAGTTGCACCTGGCCGACTTCGATACGGTGGATTTGACCAACCTGCAGCGGCAGATTGCCCACGACACCGCCAGCATCGGCCAGGCCAAGGTGGATTCGGCCATGGCGCGCCTGGCAGCGATCAACCCACAGATCAGCCTGGTGCCGCATCGCCAGGCACTGGACGCCGACTCGCTGGCGGCTGCCGTGAGCGGTGTCGATCTGGTACTGGACTGCTCTGACAATTTCGCCACGCGTGAGGCTGTCAACGCGGCCTGCGTCGCGGGCGGCAAGCCGCTGGTTTCTGGCGCGGCGATTCGCCTGGAAGGCCAGCTGTCGGTGTTCGATCCACGTAACGCCGCCAGCCCCTGCTATCACTGCCTTTATGGTCACGGCAGCGAAGCCGAGCTGACCTGCAGCGAAGCCGGCGTGGTCGGTCCGCTGGTGGGGCTGGTCGGCAGCCTGCAGGCACTGGAGGCACTCAAGCTGTTGGCCGGTTTCGGTGAGCCGCTGGTGGGCCGCCTGTTGCTGATCGATGCGCTGGGCACGCGTTTTCGCGAGCTGCGGGTCAAGCGCGACCCGGCCTGCGGTGTCTGCGGCGATGCCCAGTAA
- the lolB gene encoding lipoprotein insertase outer membrane protein LolB: protein MMLRHLLVFSLIALLAGCAGLTSREAVEGQGNPADWQAHKKQIAQLDGWQINGKIGIRAPRDSGSATLFWLQRQDYYDIRLSGPLGGGAARLTGRPGDILLEVSNRGRYQAESPEALLREQLRLDLPVSNLLWWIRGLPAPDSRSRITLDSDSHLARLEQDGWQVEYQRYAEQNGYALPERLKLYGQDLEITLVIKDWQPRQLGQ, encoded by the coding sequence TTGATGCTTCGTCACCTGCTCGTATTCAGCCTTATCGCCCTGCTCGCCGGCTGCGCAGGCCTCACCTCGCGCGAAGCGGTGGAAGGCCAGGGCAACCCTGCCGACTGGCAGGCCCACAAGAAACAGATCGCCCAGCTCGACGGCTGGCAGATCAACGGCAAGATCGGCATTCGCGCCCCGCGCGACTCCGGCAGCGCGACGCTGTTCTGGCTGCAGCGCCAGGACTACTACGACATCCGCCTTTCCGGCCCACTCGGTGGCGGCGCCGCACGCCTGACCGGCCGCCCCGGCGACATCCTGCTGGAAGTCTCCAACCGCGGCCGCTACCAGGCCGAGTCCCCGGAAGCGCTGCTGCGTGAACAACTGCGCCTCGACCTGCCAGTGTCCAACCTGCTCTGGTGGATTCGCGGCCTCCCCGCGCCGGACAGCCGCAGCCGCATCACTCTCGACAGCGACAGCCACCTGGCGCGCCTGGAACAGGACGGTTGGCAGGTCGAGTACCAGCGCTACGCCGAGCAGAATGGCTACGCCCTTCCTGAACGCTTGAAGCTGTACGGCCAGGATCTGGAAATCACCCTGGTGATCAAGGATTGGCAGCCACGCCAACTCGGCCAGTAA
- the prmC gene encoding peptide chain release factor N(5)-glutamine methyltransferase has translation MATIESLLTTADLPDSPTPRLDAELLLAAALGKPRSYLRTWPERELDAAQQAQFNAFMQRRRSGEPVAYILGRQGFWSLDLEVAPHTLIPRPDTELLVEAALERLPAAPLAVLDLGTGTGAIALALASERPAWQVTGVDRVEDAVALAERNRQRLNLGNASFVQSHWFSALAGQRYGLILSNPPYIRADDHHLDQGDVRFEPSSALVAGSDGLDDIRAIIQAAPQHLLEGGWLLLEHGFDQASDVRALLAAEGFVEVHSRRDLAGHERISLGRFDRE, from the coding sequence ATGGCCACCATCGAATCCCTGCTCACTACCGCTGATCTGCCCGACTCGCCGACGCCGCGGCTGGACGCCGAGTTGCTGTTGGCGGCCGCGCTGGGCAAACCACGTAGCTATTTACGCACTTGGCCGGAGCGTGAGCTGGACGCAGCTCAGCAGGCGCAATTCAACGCGTTCATGCAGCGCCGTCGAAGCGGCGAGCCGGTGGCCTACATCCTTGGGCGCCAGGGCTTCTGGAGCCTCGATCTGGAAGTAGCGCCGCACACCCTGATCCCACGTCCGGATACCGAGCTGCTGGTGGAAGCCGCGCTCGAACGGCTACCCGCCGCACCGCTGGCGGTGCTCGACCTGGGCACCGGTACTGGTGCCATTGCCCTGGCCCTGGCCAGCGAGCGCCCAGCCTGGCAAGTAACGGGTGTGGATCGTGTCGAGGATGCCGTAGCGCTGGCCGAGCGCAATCGCCAGCGCCTGAACCTGGGCAACGCCAGCTTCGTGCAGAGCCACTGGTTCTCTGCGTTGGCCGGACAGCGTTACGGCCTGATCCTGAGCAACCCACCTTATATCCGCGCCGATGATCATCATCTCGACCAGGGCGACGTGCGCTTCGAGCCGAGTAGCGCGCTGGTAGCCGGCAGCGACGGGCTGGACGACATTCGTGCGATCATCCAGGCCGCGCCGCAGCATTTGCTGGAGGGTGGCTGGTTGCTGTTGGAACATGGCTTCGACCAGGCCTCTGACGTGCGCGCGCTGCTTGCTGCCGAAGGCTTCGTCGAGGTGCACAGCCGGCGTGACCTAGCCGGTCACGAGCGCATCAGTTTGGGACGTTTCGACCGTGAGTGA
- the ychF gene encoding redox-regulated ATPase YchF: MGFNCGIVGLPNVGKSTLFNALTKSGIAAENFPFCTIEPNSGIVPMPDPRLDALAEIVKPERMIPTTMEFVDIAGLVAGASKGEGLGNKFLANIRETDAIAHVVRCFEDDNVIHVANSVDPKRDIEIIDLELIMADLDSCEKQLQRVARTAKGGDKESVAQKALLEKLIPHLTEGKPARSLLKDLGDDEKRLAKTFHLLTTKPVMYIANVAEDGFENNPLLDVVQAIADAEGAIVVPVCNKIEAEIAELDDLEEMQMFLETMGMEEPGLNRVIRAGYSLLNLQTYFTAGVKEVRAWTVKVGATAPQSAAAIHTDFEKGFIRAEVIAYDDFIQYKGEAGAKEAGKWRLEGKEYIVKDGDVMHFRFNV; the protein is encoded by the coding sequence ATGGGATTCAATTGCGGCATCGTCGGCCTGCCCAACGTCGGCAAGTCCACCCTGTTCAATGCCCTCACCAAATCCGGTATCGCGGCCGAGAACTTCCCGTTCTGCACCATCGAGCCGAACAGCGGTATCGTGCCAATGCCAGACCCGCGCCTCGATGCCCTGGCCGAAATCGTCAAACCCGAGCGCATGATCCCCACCACCATGGAGTTCGTCGACATCGCCGGCCTGGTCGCGGGCGCCTCGAAAGGTGAAGGCCTGGGCAACAAGTTCCTCGCCAACATCCGCGAGACCGACGCCATCGCCCACGTGGTGCGCTGCTTCGAAGACGACAACGTCATCCATGTCGCCAACAGCGTCGACCCCAAGCGTGACATCGAGATCATCGACCTCGAACTGATCATGGCCGACCTCGACAGCTGCGAGAAGCAACTGCAACGCGTGGCCCGCACCGCCAAAGGTGGCGACAAGGAATCCGTGGCGCAGAAAGCGCTGCTGGAAAAACTCATCCCGCACCTCACCGAAGGCAAGCCAGCGCGCAGCCTGCTCAAAGACCTGGGTGACGACGAGAAGCGCCTGGCCAAGACCTTCCACCTGCTCACCACCAAGCCGGTGATGTACATCGCCAACGTCGCCGAAGACGGCTTCGAGAACAACCCGCTGCTCGACGTGGTGCAAGCCATCGCCGACGCCGAAGGCGCCATCGTCGTACCGGTGTGCAACAAGATCGAAGCCGAGATCGCCGAACTGGACGATCTGGAAGAAATGCAGATGTTCCTCGAAACCATGGGCATGGAAGAGCCGGGCCTGAACCGCGTGATCCGCGCCGGTTACTCGCTGCTCAACCTGCAGACCTACTTCACCGCTGGCGTGAAGGAAGTGCGTGCCTGGACCGTCAAGGTCGGCGCCACCGCCCCGCAATCGGCTGCTGCCATCCACACCGACTTCGAAAAAGGCTTCATCCGCGCCGAAGTCATCGCCTACGACGACTTCATCCAGTACAAGGGCGAAGCCGGCGCCAAGGAAGCCGGCAAATGGCGCCTGGAAGGCAAGGAATACATCGTCAAAGACGGCGACGTGATGCACTTCCGCTTTAACGTTTGA
- a CDS encoding 50S ribosomal protein L25/general stress protein Ctc translates to MTVEFALNAEVRSDLGKGASRRLRRNASLVPAVIYGGEKAPQSISLLAKDLAKLLENEAAFSHVLSLDVAGAKESVVIKALQRHPAKGFVLHADFQRVVAGQKLSAHVPLHFINEATSVGVKQQGGEVSHTINEVEVSCLPKDLPEFIEVDLAAVEVGQNLHLSDLKLPKGVELVALAHGNDLAVANIHASRVKDEEGTAE, encoded by the coding sequence ATGACTGTTGAATTTGCCCTGAATGCCGAAGTGCGTTCCGACCTGGGGAAAGGTGCGAGCCGCCGCCTGCGTCGTAACGCCAGCCTGGTTCCTGCCGTAATCTACGGCGGCGAAAAAGCCCCGCAATCCATCAGCCTGCTGGCCAAAGACCTGGCCAAGCTGCTGGAAAACGAAGCTGCCTTCAGCCACGTGCTGAGCCTGGACGTTGCCGGCGCCAAAGAAAGCGTCGTCATCAAAGCCCTACAGCGTCACCCGGCCAAGGGTTTCGTTCTGCACGCTGACTTCCAGCGCGTCGTTGCCGGTCAGAAACTGAGCGCCCACGTACCCCTGCACTTCATCAACGAAGCAACCTCCGTTGGCGTGAAGCAGCAAGGTGGCGAAGTTTCCCACACCATCAACGAAGTCGAAGTTTCCTGCCTGCCGAAAGACCTGCCGGAATTCATCGAAGTCGACCTGGCTGCCGTAGAAGTCGGTCAGAACCTGCACCTGTCCGACCTGAAACTGCCGAAAGGCGTTGAGCTGGTCGCACTGGCTCACGGTAACGACCTGGCAGTGGCCAACATCCACGCCAGCCGCGTGAAAGACGAAGAAGGCACTGCCGAGTAA
- the hemA gene encoding glutamyl-tRNA reductase encodes MAFIALGINHKTASVEVRERVAFTPEQLVEALQQLCRLTPSREAAILSTCNRSELYLEQDQLSSDEVLQWLADYHRLSVDELRACAYVHSEDEAVRHMMRVACGLDSMVLGEPQILGQLKSAYAVAREAGTVGPLLGRLFQATFSTAKTVRTDTAIGENPVSVAFAAVSLAKQIFADLHRSQALLIGAGETISLVARHLHDQGIKRIVVANRTLERASQLAEQFGAHAVLLSDIPEELAHSDIVISSTASQLPILGKGAVESALKKRKHKPIFMVDIAVPRDIESQVGELDDVYLYTVDDLHEVIEENLKSRQGAAQAAEELVAAGTDDFMQRLRELAAVDVLRAYRQQAERLRDEELAKAQRMLANGSNPEDVLAQLARGLTNKLLHAPSVRMKKLTAEGRIDALSLAQELFALDESAPQDKGLQ; translated from the coding sequence ATGGCCTTTATCGCCCTCGGTATCAACCACAAGACCGCCTCGGTAGAGGTGCGCGAGCGCGTTGCCTTCACCCCGGAGCAACTGGTCGAGGCTCTGCAGCAGCTGTGTCGGCTGACGCCCAGCCGCGAGGCGGCGATCCTCTCCACCTGCAACCGCAGCGAGTTGTACCTGGAGCAGGATCAGCTGAGCAGCGACGAAGTGCTGCAGTGGCTGGCCGACTACCACCGCCTGAGCGTCGACGAACTGCGTGCCTGTGCCTACGTGCACAGCGAGGACGAGGCGGTACGCCATATGATGCGCGTGGCCTGCGGGCTGGATTCGATGGTGCTGGGCGAGCCGCAGATTCTCGGCCAGCTCAAGTCCGCCTATGCTGTGGCGCGCGAGGCCGGCACCGTCGGGCCGCTGCTCGGCCGGTTGTTCCAGGCCACCTTCAGCACAGCCAAGACCGTGCGCACCGATACCGCCATCGGTGAGAACCCGGTGTCCGTGGCCTTCGCCGCTGTCAGCCTGGCCAAGCAGATCTTCGCCGACCTGCACCGCAGCCAGGCGCTGCTGATCGGCGCTGGCGAGACCATCAGCCTGGTGGCGCGCCATCTGCACGACCAGGGGATCAAGCGCATCGTCGTCGCCAACCGTACTCTGGAGCGTGCCAGCCAGTTGGCCGAGCAATTCGGCGCGCACGCGGTGCTGCTGTCGGACATTCCCGAAGAGCTGGCGCACAGCGATATCGTCATCAGCTCCACGGCCAGCCAACTGCCGATCCTCGGCAAGGGCGCGGTGGAAAGTGCGCTGAAAAAACGCAAGCACAAGCCGATTTTCATGGTCGACATCGCCGTGCCGCGCGATATCGAGTCGCAGGTCGGCGAGCTGGACGACGTCTACCTCTACACCGTCGATGACCTGCACGAAGTCATTGAGGAAAACCTCAAGAGCCGCCAGGGCGCGGCGCAGGCCGCCGAGGAACTGGTGGCCGCCGGCACCGACGATTTCATGCAGCGCCTGCGCGAGCTGGCCGCTGTGGATGTGCTCAGGGCCTATCGCCAGCAGGCCGAGCGTCTGCGTGACGAGGAACTGGCCAAGGCGCAGCGCATGCTGGCCAACGGCAGCAACCCTGAAGACGTGCTGGCGCAACTGGCGCGCGGCCTGACCAACAAGCTGCTGCATGCTCCCAGCGTGCGCATGAAGAAACTCACCGCCGAGGGGCGCATCGATGCGCTCAGCCTGGCTCAGGAATTGTTCGCCCTCGACGAGAGCGCGCCGCAGGACAAAGGTCTGCAATGA
- a CDS encoding tetratricopeptide repeat protein has protein sequence MNRPLALVTAIALLSGCQTFAPSEPDGTPPVQEADQTTQLEPSEYGSFSQETLFALLTAELAGQRNRFDIALGNYVQQAQITGDAGVAERAFRIAEYLGAEQPALDSALIWAKNAPNNIDAQRAAAVQLARAGRYDESMTYMEQVLQRQGDTHFDFLALSAAETDPDTRAGLLQGFDRLLSKNPDNSQLLFGKAILLQQDGRTEEALKLLEDQPASQTEVSPILLRARLLQSLGRGNEALPLLQKGIRQNPDDKRLRLTYARLLVEQDRLDDAKGEFSKLVQENPNDDDLRFSLALVCLEAEAWEEAIVYLQELVERRSHVDAAHYNLGRAYEALDDIDSALQEYSLVGPSNDYLPAQQRQAALLFDQHRDEEASARLAQARDAQPDYAIQLYLIEAEGLSNRSQVEAAWNTINQGLEQFPNDLNLLYTRAMLAEKRGDLAQLETDLRYIIKREPEHAMALNALGYTLADRTTRYEEARDLIEKAHQLNPEDPAILDSLGWVNYRLGNLDEAERLLRLALERFPDHEVAAHLGEVLWAQGKQREAKRVWRDAFADAPDSPILRDTLLRLTGSETL, from the coding sequence ATGAACAGACCCCTCGCGTTAGTCACTGCAATTGCCCTTCTCAGCGGCTGCCAAACCTTCGCCCCCAGCGAGCCAGACGGCACGCCACCGGTACAGGAAGCCGACCAGACCACCCAGCTGGAACCGAGTGAATACGGCTCGTTCAGCCAGGAAACCCTGTTCGCCCTGCTCACCGCCGAATTGGCCGGCCAGCGCAATCGCTTCGACATTGCCCTCGGCAACTACGTGCAGCAAGCGCAGATCACGGGCGACGCCGGCGTTGCCGAGCGCGCCTTCCGCATTGCCGAATACCTGGGTGCCGAACAGCCAGCGTTGGACAGCGCGCTGATCTGGGCCAAGAACGCGCCGAACAACATCGACGCGCAGCGCGCCGCCGCCGTGCAACTGGCACGCGCCGGCCGCTATGACGAATCCATGACCTACATGGAACAGGTGCTGCAACGTCAGGGCGACACCCATTTCGACTTCCTCGCCCTGTCTGCCGCGGAAACCGACCCGGACACCCGCGCCGGCCTGCTGCAAGGCTTCGACCGCCTGTTGAGCAAGAACCCGGACAACAGCCAGCTGCTGTTCGGCAAGGCCATCCTCCTGCAGCAGGACGGTCGCACCGAGGAAGCCTTGAAGTTGCTGGAGGATCAACCGGCCAGCCAGACCGAGGTTTCGCCGATCCTGCTGCGCGCTCGCCTGCTGCAAAGCCTCGGCCGCGGTAACGAAGCGCTGCCGCTGCTGCAAAAAGGCATTCGCCAGAATCCGGACGACAAACGCCTGCGCCTGACCTACGCCCGCCTGCTGGTCGAGCAGGATCGCCTGGACGATGCCAAGGGCGAGTTCTCCAAGCTGGTGCAGGAAAACCCCAACGACGATGACCTGCGCTTCTCCCTGGCACTGGTGTGCCTGGAGGCCGAGGCCTGGGAAGAGGCCATCGTTTACCTGCAAGAACTGGTCGAACGACGCAGCCATGTCGACGCCGCCCACTACAACCTGGGCCGCGCCTACGAGGCGCTGGACGACATCGACAGCGCTCTGCAGGAATACAGCCTGGTTGGCCCGAGCAACGACTACCTGCCGGCTCAGCAACGCCAGGCCGCGTTGCTGTTCGACCAGCACCGCGACGAAGAAGCCAGCGCACGCCTGGCCCAGGCCCGCGACGCCCAGCCCGACTACGCCATCCAGCTGTACCTGATCGAAGCCGAAGGGCTGAGCAACCGCAGCCAGGTCGAAGCCGCCTGGAACACGATCAACCAGGGCCTGGAACAGTTCCCCAACGACCTGAACCTGCTCTATACCCGTGCCATGCTGGCGGAAAAGCGTGGCGACCTGGCCCAACTGGAAACCGACCTGCGCTACATCATCAAGCGCGAGCCGGAACACGCCATGGCCCTCAACGCCCTCGGCTATACCCTGGCCGATCGCACCACCCGCTACGAAGAAGCCCGCGACCTGATCGAGAAAGCGCACCAGCTCAACCCGGAAGACCCGGCCATTCTCGACAGCCTCGGCTGGGTGAATTACCGCCTGGGCAACCTCGACGAGGCCGAACGCCTGCTGCGCCTTGCCCTGGAGCGCTTCCCCGACCACGAAGTCGCCGCACACCTGGGCGAAGTGCTCTGGGCCCAGGGCAAACAGCGTGAAGCCAAGCGCGTCTGGCGCGACGCCTTCGCCGATGCGCCCGACAGCCCAATCCTGCGCGACACCCTGTTGCGCCTGACCGGTTCCGAGACCCTTTGA
- a CDS encoding ribose-phosphate pyrophosphokinase → MSKMMVFTGNANPDLARRIVRQLHIPLGDASVGKFSDGEIMIEINENVRGKDVFLIQPTCAPTNDNLMELVVMADAFRRSSATRITAVIPYFGYARQDRRPRSARVAISAKVVADMLTVVGIDRVLTVDLHADQIQGFFDIPVDNIYGSPVLVDDIEDQRFENLMIVSPDIGGVVRARAVAKSLGVDLAIIDKRREKANQSEVMHIIGDVEGRTCILVDDMVDTAGTLCHAAKALKDRGAAKVYAYCTHPVLSGRAIENIENSSLDELVVTNTIPLSAAAQSCSRIRQLDIAPVVAEAVRRISNEESISAMFR, encoded by the coding sequence GTGTCCAAGATGATGGTCTTCACGGGGAACGCAAACCCCGATCTGGCGCGACGGATCGTTCGTCAGCTGCACATTCCCCTCGGCGATGCTTCGGTCGGTAAATTCTCCGACGGCGAAATCATGATCGAAATCAACGAGAACGTCCGTGGTAAGGACGTCTTCCTGATTCAGCCGACCTGTGCACCCACCAACGATAACCTGATGGAACTGGTCGTGATGGCTGACGCCTTCCGTCGTTCCTCGGCTACCCGCATCACCGCGGTCATCCCCTACTTCGGCTACGCCCGTCAGGATCGCCGTCCGCGTTCTGCACGTGTGGCGATCAGCGCCAAAGTAGTGGCCGACATGCTCACCGTGGTCGGTATCGACCGCGTACTGACCGTCGACCTGCACGCCGACCAGATCCAGGGCTTCTTCGACATCCCGGTGGACAACATCTACGGCTCCCCGGTACTGGTCGATGACATCGAAGACCAGCGCTTCGAAAACCTCATGATCGTTTCCCCGGACATCGGCGGCGTCGTTCGCGCTCGCGCCGTGGCCAAGAGCCTGGGCGTCGACCTGGCCATCATCGACAAGCGTCGTGAGAAGGCCAACCAGTCCGAAGTGATGCACATCATCGGTGACGTCGAAGGCCGTACCTGCATCCTCGTCGACGACATGGTCGACACCGCCGGCACCCTGTGCCACGCGGCCAAGGCCCTGAAAGATCGCGGCGCAGCCAAGGTTTACGCCTACTGCACCCACCCGGTACTGTCCGGTCGCGCGATCGAGAACATCGAAAATTCCTCGCTGGACGAACTGGTGGTCACCAACACCATCCCGCTGTCCGCGGCTGCACAGTCCTGCTCGCGTATTCGCCAGCTCGACATCGCCCCGGTTGTCGCTGAAGCGGTTCGCCGCATCAGCAATGAAGAATCGATCAGCGCCATGTTCCGCTAA